GATCCATGTTTGGTAGAAACATATACATAAACAATAACAGGGAACTCAGCCTCTACCCTTAATGCTGCCATGCTCTTAACTCCACTAAGTATAGTTATTGGATTAGCTACTTTAGCAATCCCAGTCATCATATCAACTTGTTGGAATTTTTTTGCATCAATCTGATAATTCCTAACTTGACCTCCTCCTGGTGTTATTACTTTAACCTTATTATTCACTTGTGAGTAAATGTAAATTGCAGCCTCATCAGTTTGACCACTTTTAGAATTTGTATCTGCAATATTTGCAACTGTAGTATCTGGTATTGCAATTATAAAATATTTTCCCATTGAAAATTCATCAGGAGCTGAAGTTTGAGCTGAAGAGTAATTATTTAATAATAAAAACCCAATTAGCATTAGCAAAGGAAAAAATAATTTAGTTGTAATTTTAGAATTCATCAATTTGTGAATAAATATATTTGTAAAAGATTAATTTTGAAATTCAAGTGAATAAAACATTAGGCAGACTATTCAGTTATTCAAGACACAAAAATAACACTTAAAGTTACACTGATTTTCCAAATTAATTGTTTTTAAGATTATTATTGTGTTTATCTAACAGTTTATTATCAATATGAATTCACAACTTATATTGTTATACATCTTAAATGAATTTAATATTCTATATTTTTGACAACTAAATGCGTAAAGAATGAGATTAAAAATTTTCTCTGAAATTAAAGCGATGACAAAACTTGCATTGCCAGTAGTTGCAGATAATCTAGCAAGTATGGGTGCAGGTGTTGTAGCTGTTTTATTAGCTGGTAGAATAAATAAAGAGAGTCTTGGTGCTTTAGGTATTGGTTCTTCTTTATTATTCTTTTTTTTAGTATTTGGATTTTCTACAATTTCAGGAATCGTACCTATTGTTGCTCAAGCCTTTGGTGCAAACAGAAAAATTGAAATTGAGGAATCTACAGCTCAAGGATTTTGGGTTGCAATTTTACTTTCAGTTATTGGATTTGTTATTTTAAGATACTCAGAAAATATTTTAATTTATTCAGGGCAAAATTTGGCTACAGCTAAACTTGCATCACAATATATTTTTGCAGGGAGTTTTGGAATATTCTCAGGGATGTTCTATTCAGTTCTTAGGTCATTTATTTTGGGGTTAGGTAAATCAAGATTAACAATGATTATTGCTTTCTCTGGCTTTTTAACTAATTCTATAACTGCATATATTTTAGTAACTGGTAAATTTGGGTTCAACAAATATGGTATTATTGGTTGTGGTTATGCATTCTCAACTGCAGTAACTATGGAGTTAATTATTTGTTTCTTTATTGTTTCATTTAATAAAGAATTTCAAATCTATAATTTCAGAAAGTACATTTTAATTCCAAATTATACCAATATAATTACTTTGTTAAAACTTGGTTTGCCAATTGCAATTTCAGCCAGCCTTGAGTATGGTGTGTTTAATTTTGTTAACTTGTTAATGGGCAGGTTAGGTACGGTTCCTTTAGCTTCTCATCAAATTGCCATAAATGTTGCAGCCTTAACTTTTATGGTGCCTTGGGGTATTTCTATTGCAACTTCAACAAGAGTTGGACATGCAATAGGTAGGGATGAACCTCACTCTGCTAAATTATCAGGTTGGGTTGGTATTTCTCTTGGGACAGGTTTTATGTTCCTTACAGCATTATCTTTTTTTCTTTTTTCAAAAGACATTGTTGCTCTTTATTCAACTGATCTTGAAGTAATAAAATATTCTTCTAGCTTATTAATTATTGCTGGTGGATTTCAAATATTTGATGGTATTCAAGTAACTTCAGTTGGTGCTTCAAGAGGACTTAAGGATACTCAAAGACCAATGATTACTAATCTAATTTCCTATTGGTTGATTGGTTTGCCATTAGGTTATTTGTTAGCAATACACTTTAAATTTGGTGGATTTGGTTACTGGTTAGGTCTTACATTTGGGCTTATGATTGCAGCTATACTTCATACCTTAAGATTCAAATCTCTGATTAACAAATTGATTTAAATTTAAGTATTAAGTTTTAATTTTAAATATTTAGTTATTTAAATTTGCTTAATTTATAATTAATTTTTTATCTAATTTTCAGTCATTAAATTGATTTCATTAATCATTCCATCTGCTGGAATTGGAAAACGTACTGGAAGTACAATTCCAAAACAATTTGTTCAAATTCATGGTTTACCTGTAATTGCTCATACTGTTGCGGCATTTATTGGTATTGTTGATGAAGTAATTATATCTGTTGATAGTGAGTGGTTAATTTTTATTGAAGATTGGTTGGAGCAATATAAAATATATTTCCAAAGTATTAAATATGTTATAGGTGGTTCTGAACGTCAGTATTCAATTGCTAATGCCATAAATTCTCTTGATGAAAAATGTTCTATTGTGTTGGTTCATGATGCTGCCAGACCAAACCCATCCAAAGAATTAATTCTTGAAGTAATTAATAAAGCATCTATTTATGATGGTGCATCACCTGGTTTAATTCCTGCTGACACTATAAAAAAAGTTGTTAATGGTTTGTCAATAGAAACTTTAAAAAGGGATGAGCTTAGAGCAACACAAACCCCTCAAGGGTTTAAAGTTGAGGTTCTTAAAGCCGCATATAATAAAGCATTGAAGGACGAATATTTAGGAACTGACGATGCATCTTTAGTTGAAGCCAACGGAGGAAAAATATTTATTACTCTCGGTGAATCTTCAAATATAAAAATTACATACCCAATTGATTTTATAGTTGCAGAATTAATTTTAAAGAATAAATCAATTGATTAATTAGAACTAGGATTGTGAAGCATTTTTAATTTAATTTCTTCAACTGATTTGTTGTAAAATTCTTTTGCAATAACATAATTAGAATCTATTTTCAACACATTTTTAATCAAGTTTTTACCTTGAATCTCTTTTCCAGAAAGAATCAAATAAACCCCACACATAGTTGAATAGAATTTATAATTATCTTGGTTGGAACTCATTTTTTTAATTCTTATTTGAGAAATTTCTACCCCTTTATTATACTTAGAATTAGCCATTTCTTTATTTCCAGTCATTTCGTATAATAACCCTTCAAATACAATTGCTTCAGCATTTGTTGGCTCGTATTTTTCAATTGATAATAATTCTTTTAAAGCTTTTGGATAATCTCCTTTGCTCATAAAAATTCCAACTCTATTAAAATAAACAGCTGTGTTTGTTGAATCAAGTGATAATGAACTATCTGTTAAAGCCATTGATTCGTCTGGATTAATATCAAGTGAATCCATTGCTTGATTGTTTAATTTTCTAGCCTCTTCTTTAGCTGTATCAATACAAGAATTGAAAGAAATTAGAAGAAAAAATAAAAAATATCTCAATTTAAAAACTTAATTTATAAGATTGGAATAAAACCAGTGTATATAATAATAACTAACTTAAGTAAATACATTAAAATGAACTATAAAACAAATTCCTTATTTTTGTAAATATGAATATGGGCAATACAAATTATACTTTTTCAATTGATGGAATGACCTGCAGTAGTTGTGTTGTTCGTGTTGAGAATGCAATTCGTTCAATTAATGGGGTTATAGATGTTTCTGTTAATCTTGCTAATCATAGTGCAAATGTAATTACTTCGAATGATACAATATATGATTCGATTAATGATAAAATAAAAAAAATTGGTTATAATTCTATTTTAATTGAAGATGACTATAAGTTAGAATCTGCTGCTAACAATCATTTAGTTATTGCTGAAAAAAGATTTTATTTATCATTGATTCCTGCAACATTAGTATTTTTTTCTGCAATGTTACCAATGATAATTCCAAGTTTTATGGATTTCTTTATGTACTATCAGAAAGAAATTATAATTTCTCAAGCTGTATTAACATTGTTTATTATTATTTTTCCTGGAAGAATATTTTTTACAACCTCAATTAAAGGATTATTACATCTTTCAGTTGATATGAATACACTTGTTGCAATTGGGACTGGGGCAGCGTTTGTTTTTAGTACTTTTACTTTACTTATCAAAGGTGGTTATTTAATTACTTCCCTAGATATTTCATCACTCACTTTGCATGATATTTATTATGAGAGTTCTTCTGTGGTAATATGTTTAGTACTATTGGGAAG
Above is a window of Chlorobiota bacterium DNA encoding:
- a CDS encoding MATE family efflux transporter; the protein is MRLKIFSEIKAMTKLALPVVADNLASMGAGVVAVLLAGRINKESLGALGIGSSLLFFFLVFGFSTISGIVPIVAQAFGANRKIEIEESTAQGFWVAILLSVIGFVILRYSENILIYSGQNLATAKLASQYIFAGSFGIFSGMFYSVLRSFILGLGKSRLTMIIAFSGFLTNSITAYILVTGKFGFNKYGIIGCGYAFSTAVTMELIICFFIVSFNKEFQIYNFRKYILIPNYTNIITLLKLGLPIAISASLEYGVFNFVNLLMGRLGTVPLASHQIAINVAALTFMVPWGISIATSTRVGHAIGRDEPHSAKLSGWVGISLGTGFMFLTALSFFLFSKDIVALYSTDLEVIKYSSSLLIIAGGFQIFDGIQVTSVGASRGLKDTQRPMITNLISYWLIGLPLGYLLAIHFKFGGFGYWLGLTFGLMIAAILHTLRFKSLINKLI
- the ispD gene encoding 2-C-methyl-D-erythritol 4-phosphate cytidylyltransferase, translating into MISLIIPSAGIGKRTGSTIPKQFVQIHGLPVIAHTVAAFIGIVDEVIISVDSEWLIFIEDWLEQYKIYFQSIKYVIGGSERQYSIANAINSLDEKCSIVLVHDAARPNPSKELILEVINKASIYDGASPGLIPADTIKKVVNGLSIETLKRDELRATQTPQGFKVEVLKAAYNKALKDEYLGTDDASLVEANGGKIFITLGESSNIKITYPIDFIVAELILKNKSID